In Melospiza melodia melodia isolate bMelMel2 unplaced genomic scaffold, bMelMel2.pri scaffold_18, whole genome shotgun sequence, the following are encoded in one genomic region:
- the LOC134433426 gene encoding olfactory receptor 14J1-like, which yields MSNSSSIRHFLLLALADTRQLQLLHFCLLLGISLAALLGNGLIISAIACGHHLHTPMFFFLLNLALSDLGSIFTTLPKAMHNSLWDTRDVSYTGCAAQVFLLIFFFGAEYFLLTIMCYDRYVSICKPLHYGTLVGSRACAHMAAAAWASAFLNALMHTANTFSLPLCHGNALGQFFCDVPPVLKLSCSHTSALRKLGLSAVSACSAFGCFVFIVFSYVQIFRAVLRIPSEQGRHKAFSTCLPHLAVLSLFLSTTAFAYLKPLSISSPSLDLALSVLYSVVPPVLNPLIYSLRNQELKAAVWTLMSGPFRKH from the coding sequence atgtccaacagcagctccatcaggcacttcctcctgctggcattggcagacacgcggcagctgcagctcctgcatttctgcctcttgctgggcatctccctggccgccctcctgggcaacggcctcatcatcagcgccatagcctgcggccaccacctgcacacgcccatgttcttcttcctgctcaacctggccctcagcgacctgggctccatcttcaccactctccccaaagccatgcacaattccctctgggacaccagggatgtgtcCTACACAGGATGCGCTGCCCAAGTATTTCTGCTCATCTTCTTCTttggagcagagtatttcctcctgaccatcatgtgctatgaccgctacgtgtccatctgcaaacccctgcactatgggacccttgTGGGCagtagagcttgtgcccacatggcagcagctgcctgggccagtgcctttctcaatgctctcatgcacacggccaatacattttccctgcccctgtgccatggcaatgccctgggccagttcttctgtgatgtgcccccagtcctcaagctctcctgctcacacaccaGCGCCCTCCGAAAGCTGGGACTCAGTGCAGTTAGTGCCTGttcagcatttggctgttttgtgttcattgttttctcctacgtgcagatcttcagggctgtgctgaggatcccctctgagcagggacggcacaaagccttttccacctgcctccctcacctggctgtgctctccctgttcctcagcactacagcgtttgcctacctgaagcccctctctatctcctccccatccctggatctggccctgtcagttctgtactcggtggtgcctccagtacttaaccccctcatctacagcctgagaaaccaggagctcaaggctgcagtgtggacactgatgagtggaccatttaggaaacattaa